CGTTGTGAATAATCATTTCGAGAGTAATGGATTGAGTTCTGGCGACAAAGAAGGGTTTAAGACACTCGTAAAAGGCGAACTGAAGACTGGCGAAGCAAAAAGACAATCAGTCCACTTAATCACTAAGTTAGGCGACGTTTCGGCACGTAGAGCACCGCAAGCGGAGACTGTTGCACGTTATGTTAAGAAATATCTTGATAAGAAAGTGCCTGTTATTCTTTGCGGAGACTTCAATGATAGTCCGTTAAGTTACACACATCGAACCATCGCAAAAGAACTGAATGACTGCTTTGTTGAGAGTGGAAACGGCCCCGGAATAAGCTATCATAAAAGTGGGATGTACTTCCGTATTGACCATATCTTTTGTTCCGACGATTTCGAGTCGTATGGGGCAAAGGTCGACAATAGTGTGACTACTTCCGACCATTATCCTATCTATTGTTGGCTTAAATACCGCCCAAAACCTTAAAAAACACACATTTATAAGGTATAAATTTCCCAAAGTGTGAAAATTTGCTTATCTTTGCACGTCTATCAAGTGTAGCGAAACAATAATTAAAAACAATCAAATAAAATGCAAAACAAAGGATTAGTAATTTGCGTAGCCATTCTCTTGACGCTCGCAAGTATCTTCTACCTGTCATTTTCAGTAGCAACAAGCTACTATGATGGTCAGGCAGCAAAGATTAAAGACCCTATTGCGCAACAGGATTATAAGGATTCTGTAAAGTATTTGGGGCTCTACTCTTACCAGAAATGCCTTGAAACACAGATCGGTCTTGGTCTTGACTTGAAGGGCGGTATGAACGTTGTACTCGAGATTTCGGTACCTGATGTTGTTGATTTCTTGGCAGATCACAAGCAGGATGCTGCTTATCAGAAGGCTTTGGAAACGGCAAAGCAGGAAGAGATGCACAGTCCAAAGGACTTTATCTCTCTCTTCGTAGATGCTTTCCACAAGGATGCTCCGGGTCATAAGCTTGCTGAGATTTTCGCTACACAGCAGCTCAAAGGCAAGGTTAGCACACAGAGTACAGACGAAGAGGTTGAGAAAGCACTCCGTGAAGAGGTTGCTTCAGCCATAGATAACTCATACAATGTCGTAACAAACCGTATCGACCAGTATGGTGTTGTACAGCCAAATATCCAGAAGTTGGAAGGTCAGGAAGGTCGACTCATGGTCGAAATGCCTGGTATTCGTGAGCCAGAGCGTATGCGTAAGCTCCTCCAGGGTTCTGCTAACCTTGAGTTCTGGGAGACTTATAACAACCAAGAAATAACTCCTTACCTCGTTCAGCTCGACCAGCGTTTGGCTAATGGTGAGACAAAGGTTGACACTGCTGCAACTGATTCTACTAAGAAAGTACAGGCAAAGGCAGCTGCAACTCCAAAGTTTGCACTCAACAAAGGCAATGCTGTAAAGGGTGAAGATGCTCAGATGGCAGCATTGAAGAAGATGCACCCATTGCTCTCTATGTTGCAGACTATCCCTGGTGACGCACTTAGCCTCGTAGGTTATGCAAGCGTACGTGATACAGCTGCTGTCAATAAGATGATTTATGGTTCACTTGCTAAGCAGATTTTGCCAAGCGACTTGAAGCTTCTTTGGAGCGCTAAGCCAGAAGACGGACTTAATAAGAAGAATGTATATGGTCTTTATGCTTTGAAGATTACTACTTCAGACGGTCGTGCTCCATTGGAGGGTGACGTTGTTACAGATGCTAAAGACGATTTTAATCAGCATGGTCGTCCTCAGGTTAGCATGACAATGAATTCTGAGGGTGCTCGTGAGTGGGCTGCTTTGACAAAGGCAAATGTAGGGAAGGCAATCGCAATCGTACTCGATGGCGTTGTTTACTCAGCTCCACGTGTTGACGGTGAGATTGCTGGTGGTCAGTCATCTATCTCTGGTAACTTCACTATTGAGGATACTAAGGACTTGGCTAACACATTGAAGTCAGGTCGTATGCCTGCTCCTGCAAAGATTGTACAGGAGGAAGTCGTAGGTCCTACACTTGGTGCACAGTCAATTGAGCAGGGTCTTATCTCTTTTGCTATTGCTTTCGTCCTCTTGATGCTTTACATGATTGTCATGTACAACTTCATTCCAGGTATGATGGCTAACCTTGCTTTGATTGCCAACCTCTTCTTCACGTTGGGTGTCTTAGCGTCTTTCCAGTCGGCATTGACTATGCCAGGTATTGCCGGTATCGTGTTGACCTTGGGTACAGCTGTGGATGCTAACGTGCTTATCTACGAGCGTATTAAGGAGGAGTTGAAACTTGGTAAGGGTATGAAGCAGGCTTTGAATGAAGGTTATGGAAATGCTTTCTCAGCTATCTTCGACTCTAACTTGACATCACTCATTACTGGTGTGATTCTTCTTGTGACTGGTACTGGTCCTATCCGTGGTTTCGCTACTACTTGGATCATTGGTATCGTTATCTCATTCTTCACTGCAGTATTCCTCACACGTCTTGTGTTTGAGAACCGTGTAAGCAAGGATAAGTGGATGAATCAGACTTTCACAACAAGCTTCTCTAAGAACTTCATGCAGGATAAGAACTATCACTTCCTTAGCATGTATAAGACAACCTTCACTGTTTGGGGTGTTGCTGTCTTGGTTTGTATCGTTAGTTTCGCTGTTCGTGGCTTGAGTCGCAGTATTGACTTCACTGGTGGTCGTAACTATGTTGTCACATTGAACAAGCCTACCCATGTAGAGGACGTTCGTAAGGTGATGCAAGGTGCCTTCGTAAATACTGTTGGTGAGAATGCAGGTAAGCCTGCTACAACAACTGTTATTGCGTTGGGTACAGATGGTAAGACAGTTCGTGTATCAACCAACTACAATATTGATTCTAACAATCCTGCTGAGGATGACAAGGCTGAGACAATCCTTTACAATGCATTGAAGAAGGGTGGCTTTGTTAGTCAGGCAAGTGTACAGAACTTCAAGAACCCAGATATTCGTGAGGGTGGCTCTATTATTCAGAGTGCAAAGGTTGGTCCTTCAATCGCTAAGAGCATTACTTATAATGCTATCATGAGCGTATTGTTGGCTATCTTCTTCATCTTCTTGTATATCCTCTTGCGTTTCCGTAACATTGGTTTCTCTGTTGGTTCAATCGTTGGTTTGGTTCTCGATACCACAATCGTTATCGGTTGCTTCTCGTTGTGCTATGGTTGGATTGGTTTCTCACTTGAGATAGACCAGACCTTCATCGGTGCTATCTTGACCGTAATCGGTTATGATATCAACGATACCGTGGTTGTTTACGACCGTATCCGTGAGAACTTGGGTAAGCATAAGCATAATCTTGCAAAGGCTGATATCCAAAAGATCTTCAATGACTCTATCAACCAGACCCTCTCACGTACTATCAATACATCTGTATCAACATTGATCGTGCTCGTGTCTATCTTCATCCTCGGTGGTGATAGCATCCGTAGTTTCTCATTTGCAATGATTATCGGTATTATTATCGGTACTTTGAGTTCAATCTTCATTGCATCTCCTGTTGCTTATCTCGTATTGGGTAAGAAGATTGAGAAGCGTTCACACGAACTTGCAGAGGCACCTGTTGAGGCTTAATCAATAGATAGTCAGAACTGAGGTTTTACACCTTATTATATATAACAGCCCGTTATCAGCAATGGTAGCGGGCTGTTATCGTATTTCTAATGGTACTGAATTGAGTGGCAGTTGGCTGTAAATGATGGCTGACAAGATTGTAGCTTTACTTGTTATGGTTGTTAGCTTACGAATTATTTACATGAAAATAAATATTTTTTTTCGTGAAGATAAATATTTCTTTTCATGAAAATAATTTCTTTTCTTCATGAGAATAATTCGCAGGAGATAGGGTATTATAATCCTAAAAGCCATGAAAGGTGGTATTAAGTGGCTTTGCTATTTGTGCTCTTAACGGTTATTCTCGCCTTCCACTGTTGATAATCTTCTATAGATATAACCATTATTCTTATTGGTATTTACCATCCGCACGATGTGTGTTTACCATCTGCACGATATGTGCGGGGCGTCCGCACTACTCGTGCGCAGCATCAACACGACGACAGAAAAGGGAAAGCAAGACTTATTATGGTGATTTATTGGTTTTTATTTTGCCGTTCATGTGGTTTGCACTACCTTTGTAGTCCAATTAAGAAAGATATAATGAGTAAGAAACATATACTCCTCGTTAATGACATAGCAGGATACGGAAAGGTTGCAACGGCAGCCATGCTTCCTATATTGTCCTACTTGGGACATCCCGTTTATAACCTCCCTACAGCGTTGGTATCCAATACGCTCGACTATGGTAAGTTCAATATCCTTGAGACAACCGACTATATCAAAGGCGTATTCCCAGTATGGAAGGAACTTGGCTTTAGCTTTGATGCGATTGCGACGGGCTTTATCGCTTCAGAGCGACAGGCAAAACTGGTAGCAGACTATTGTCGTGAGCAGGCTGAACGTGGTACGACTATCTTTGTAGACCCGATTATGGGTGATGAAGGAAAGCTCTACAATGGTGTGACAGCTGCAACAATCAACTCTATGCGAGAGATGATTAGTGTAGCCGACCTTACTTTCCCTAATTACACAGAAGCGTGTTATCTTACATCAAGTAAGTATGATGAGAAGGGAGTTAGTTTCGAAGAAGCTAAAAGATTGCTGGATGGTTTGCGACTGATAGGTACAAAGTCGGCAATGATTACTTCTATTCTCGTTGATGGTACACCGTCTGTTGTAGGTTATAACCATGCAACAGATAAGTATTTTACACTACCTTATACCGAGATACCAGTACATTTCCCAGGTACGGGTGATATCTTCTCGGCAATCCTCATTGGTCATCTGTTAGACGGTGAAGAGTTGATTCCAAGTACACAGAAGGCTATTGATGGCGTTTATAAACTGATAGATCTCAATAAAGACAACAAAGACAAAAATAGGGGAATCCCTTTGGAGAAGTATCTTGGTGTCTTGTAACAATAAATTATGGACTGGATTAACGGACTATTTGCCATTCCTTCTGCCCTACAGGCAGTCGTGGTCCTCTCGCTGGTTTGTACAGTGGGATTGGGCTTAGGTAAGATTAGAGTAGCAGGCATATCACTTGGTATTGCCTTTGTATTCTTTTTTGGTATCGCTGCAGGTAGTTTTGGCTTGCAGGTAGATGAGCAGATGCTTAACTACTGTGAGACTTTCGGATTGGTTATCTTCGTCTATACACTTGGACTGAGTGTAGGACCAACCTTCTTTGGCTCCTTCCGACATGAAGGAACCTTGTTTAATCTGTGGAGTTTAGGCGTTATCTTCTTGGGAACCATTATGTCTGTCGTACTCTCATACGCAATGAATGTACCGATGTCAAGCATGGTTGGTATCCTTTGTGGTGCTACAACGAATACGCCAGCACTTGGTGCTGCACAGCAAGCATTGCAACATGCGGGGCATAGTGGTGGTCCGGCAGCATTGGCAACAGCCGTTACTTATCCATTAGGTGTTGTCGGTGTTATCTTTGCCATGATATTTCTTCGTAAGTTCTTTGTGAAGCCTTCCGACTTAGTAGTACATTCGGGAGCAGACGACGACCATACTTATATCGGACAGTTTGTTGTTCTTAATCCAGCCGTTAATGGTAAAACAATCGCTGAGATAGCACAAGGAACACATCGAAAGTTTATTATCTCACGTATTTGGCGTGGTGATGAAGTCATCGTTCCGATGGGTACAACGGTCCTACAAGCTAATGATAATCTGCTTGTAGCGTCAAAACGCGAAGAAGTTCCAGCCATGGAGATACTCTTCGGAAAGCAGGTTAATCGCGACTTGAATAAAGAACAGGTGGATTGGAACCATCTTGACACAAAGGTGGAGAGCCGTGTTATCATCTTGTCAAACGGTGTGTTAAATGGCAAAAAGCTTGGTCAGCTTCATTTGCGCGATGCTTATAATGTCAATGTGAGCCGTGTTATCCGTGCTGATATCAAGCTGTTAGCAACGCAAGACCTTGTTCTTCGTTATGGCGACCGCCTTACCTTGGTGGGTCAACCAGAGGCTATTGATCATGCAGAGACCTTCTTGGGCAACTCTGTTAAGACGCTTAACGAACCTAATCTTGCTGTCATCTTCCTCGGAATGCTTCTTGGTTTGGCTTTAGGAACAATCCCTCTCAATATCCCTGGTATGGAGTCTCCAATCCGATTGGGTATTGCTGGTGGTCCAATCATCATGGGTATATTGGCTGGAGCCTTTGGTCCTCGTTTGCATTTCATTGCTTATACGACGCGTAGTGCCTCACTCATGCTTCGTAAATTGGGCTTATCACTCTATCTGGCGTGCTTAGGCTTGGATGCTGGTAAAGACTTCCTTGACACCGTTGTGCGCCCAGAAGGTTTGCTATGGATAGGTTTAGGCTTTGCACTTACCGTTGTTCCGGTTGTTATTGTTGGGTTAATAGCCCTGCGATTGAAGAAGTTTGACTTCGGAACTATCTGTGGTATCCTTTGCGGTTCGATGGCTAATCCAATGGCATTGGGCTATGCCAACGACACTGTCAAGGGTGAAACGAGCAACATTAGTTATGCTTCTGTTTATCCTTTGGGCATGTTTGCCAGGGTTATCATTGCACAGATATTAGTCATGTTCTTCGTCTGATAGGTCCTTAGTGTCGCAATGGTTATCAGCTTATCTCAGTTATCAGTAGGCTATTCGCTGCCCCATCCCGTTATCTCTGACATCAACTTAGAGTTACAGAGTGGGCAATTAGCATGCTTGATAGGAGAGAATGGAATTGGTAAATCAACCCTTTTAAAGACCCTAACGGGCTTTCTTCCGAAGTTGAAAGGTAGCCTTTTGTTGGGTAATCGTGATATCGAGTCTTTCTCTCAGCGAGAACTTGCACGGCAGGTGAGCATTGTTTTGACACAAAAGCCTGATGTGCAGAACCTCACGATAGAGGAGATAATAGGCTTGGGAAGGTCGCCTTATACAGGTTTCTTTGGTCGATTGCGTGCAGAAGACCGTAAGGTTGTTGATGATGCAATCGCTACGATGGGGATTGAAAAGCTCAGAGGGAGAATGATTCAGACCCTTTCTGATGGCGAAAGGCAGAAGGTGATGATTGCGAAAGCACTGGCTCAAGAGACCTCTATCATCTTACTTGATGAGCCAACAGCCTTCCTCGACTTCCCTTCTAAGGCTGAAACCTTTCTGTCTTTACAGCGAATGGCACACGAAAGGGATAAGCTTATCCTCCTATCAACGCATGACTTAGAACTCGCTGTACGCTTTGCCGATAGCTTGCTGGAGGTAAAGAAGGGTGCGTTACAAACTGTGTCTGCATCGGAAGTGAAGGCTTCTATCCGTGCAATCATTGATAGTTAGTCTTGGTTTTAGTCAATGTTTCAATAGCTTTCGCATCCCAATACGTAATAAATAAAACATTAGAATAAATAGAAAGAACTTATGAAAAAGAATGTATGGATAGCTCCTATCGTCCTTGTACTTGCTTTAATCTTGAATAGTTGTGGTACACAACAGAAGGCAGCAGCACCAGTTACGACACCAGTTGCTCAAGAACCAGTTGTCGCAGTTGAGCCTTTGAAGGAGGTTCTCAGTATTGCAGACGCTTTGGATATGTATCAGAATCCAGACAAGGTAGAGGCTATTACGAAGAAATATGGTTATAAATTGAAGACAAATTATGAGGTTTATCGACTCGATAAGTTCTCTAAGATGTACTATAAGAATTGTGCGCTTGCAAAGCTTCTTACCGCTGATAAGTATGAGGATTATCCAAAGCCAATGCGCAAAGGTGTGTCAAGTTACGTAGCATTTAAGGATGGAGCAATCATCATTGCAGTGTTTAATCAGCCTGCATATGACAACCTTGTGGCGCAGGTAAAGGCTGCAGGTTTCACCTTGGATATGCCTGGTAGTGAGGATATCTATACCAACGGCAGCCGCACTATCGCTTGTTATAAGGACGGAAAGAGCGTGAGAATTCAGTAAAACAGCCGTTGCTTTTACCGCTCTTTGCGCTTATTAGCATAAGTCATAACCCTCTCATCGCTTCTCTTTTACCATAAATCGTGGTATAAGAGAAGGATGAGAGGGATTTTCTTTGGTTCCTTTGTTAAATATGTGGATGCTTTTTCGTATTGCTTTAATCCAAATTCTGATATTGAAAAACATTTATTTTAAGCCTTCGAAAATCTGCTGACAAGGTTTTAAAAAATCATTCTGTGTTTTGATAAAAGTACTAACAAACCTTAAACACTTTCAAAGTATGCCTCATAGTCATGCCATTTTATGCTGGATTTATATTGTACTGCTATCTTCATCAGATGTCTGAACAAGTCATATTCTGGCTTTTTACTATCCCTAAACCAACGACGATTAAATTTCCAACAATACTCATTCAAGTATAATTGGAGAAAACGCTCATCGATTTCTTTGTGAATCGCATCAATACTACTACGGCATTCTCCTGTAACGATGTGAACCCATGGCAAGACTTTGGTAACAACCTCGTGAGGGGTGCTCTCAGTCTCAATATGCTGAACAAGACCTGTCAGAGTCTTCTTCAACCCCATGAGATTATGTCCTCCGTCAGAATGTATCTTTGAATCCTGATTCACAGACTTCTGAGCATAAGGCGCCAGTGTCTTGTATTTACTATCAGGCAATGCATACATTTTGATATAACGGACAGCTTTCTTCACTTTGCTTCTGTTAGCTTGCTTCATAAGTTTAGAGGCTTTGTTAAATCGTTCTGTGTCAGTATTGTCTGATAGGTATTCGTTTAGGATTGAACCTGCATCTTTACTCTGTGCAATTACCAACACAGGAGTTTTCTTACTCTTAAGGACCTTTTCTCCGCCCTCCTCTGAAATGAAGGAAGTTGAGAAATATGACAAGTCGAGCTCTATCTGGTCAGAGAGTGTATAGATGCTGTCCCTCTGCCCCATAATATCTCGCAATTTCATCATCATCAACCATGCGGGAGAGTAATATTCGAGTTCAAGCTGATGCTGGATCTCCTTAGCCGACAGTACCTGCTTGATGGACGTCATCATGTGCGCAGTAAAGAACCAATCATACAGCGGTAGTTTGCTATGTTCCATAACGGTACCCTTTGTCAACGGGATTCTGTTGCCACAGTTCTCACACTGAAAGGATTTCCTTCCAGGCAGCCATTTATACTTTGTAGCTCCACACTTAGGACACACAACACCTATCTCCTCTCGAACAGCTCTAAGGTAGTTCTCGCAGCTATCCTCATCGGGGAACATCTGGAAGAAGTCTTTCAATAACATAGCTCTCATATTTGTGACAAATATAATTGATTTTCAGATTTTTACAATGGAGCTATATTGAGATTAACATACCTTAGTACTTTTATCAAAACACAGAAAAAAATCATTACATATTTTCAAATAAAACATCTGTAAATAAGGATAAAAACACAGATAAAAGGTAAGTTTGCAACCAACAGTAAATCAATTAGTTATAAAACAGCAAAAAAAAGGTGCTTAATTGGACTTCAAAAGGGCGTTAGTAAGGGTCTTAAAGGGCATCTTTTGCAAGCCAATTGGGCGTCTTTTAGAAGCCAAAAGAGCATGTATTCAAAATTGTGATGTGAAAAATTATGACAGAATAATAAGTTATTAGCCTAATTAGCCCAATTGGACTAAATAGCCTAATTAGGCTAATAGGAATAAATTGTTTGTAGAAGACAGATAGATATCATACCTAATTACATTTATCGCATAGTTTATCCTCCTTTGTAAAACCATCTAATTGAAGGTAATCATACCATGTATGTGGATGAATCTCATTCTATTAACAATCTACGTATTTAATGGAAGAACCTTTTCTTTATACTTTTCTCATCATTTTGTTTGCTTTTCTCAGTAACAAAGACTATATTTGTTGTCTTAATACTTTGAAAGTCTAACTAAATGAGAAATCTACTATTGACCTGCCTTTTAGGGCTTATTAGCCTCACTTCTACAGCACAACAGACCTATGATTGGGAAGAATTGTTTGAAGAACTCTATACAAGTAACGAAGAAAACATGGATGCAAAGGAGGAAAGCTTTGAACTATTAGCCGACCTTTCAGAACATCCACTCAACCTCAATACGGCAAGTAGGGAAGAACTTGCACGTATTCCGTTTCTTACAGCAGAACAAATTGAGGACATACAAGCCTATGTTTATCAATATCATGGTATGCAGTCATTGGGCGAGTTGGCTATGATTGAGTCCTTAGATGCCCTTCGTCGCCAGCTTCTTCCTTATTTTGTCTATGTCTCTCCAGTAGAAGAACAACACCAGTTTCCCACACTTAAATCAATTATAAAAGGTGGAAAGCACACCATCTTATTGACCGCTCATATTCCTTTTTATCAGCGTGAAGGCGACCAGAAAGGCTATCTTGGCTATCCTTATGCCCATTCTTTTCGTTATTCCTTCCGTTATGGCGATTATGTTCAGGCTGGATTGGTAGGCGCACAAGATGCTGGTGAACCCTTCTTTGCGTATGGTAATCGTCTTGGTTATGACCATTACAGTTTTTACTTGCTGTTAAGAAAGATGGGACGGTTGAAGACTTTGGCTGTAGGACGGTATAAAGTGAACTTCGGACAAGGACTCATTATCAACAATTCCTTTGGCTTTGGGAAACTTGCCATGCTCTCAACGTTAGGCAGACAAGCAACAGGTATTCGCGCACATTCCTCTCGTTCGGCTGCTAACTACCTGCAGGGGGCGGCTGCAACGGTAGAAATTGCAAAGCATCTTGACCTAACCACTTTTCTTTCTTACCGCAGTATAGATGCTACATTAACGGATAGCGGGACCATTAAGACAATTCTCAAGACTGGTTATCACCGTACTGTGCGTGAGATAAACAGTAAAGATGCTGCTACACAGTTTACTGCTGGAACCCATCTCAGCTGGTCATCGGGTGCTTTTCGTGTGGGACTGTCGGGCGTTTATTCTTGTTTCAACAAGGAGCTAACGCCCAATACGTCCTTATATTATCATCATTATGCTCCTTCAGGGACTAACTTTTGGAACGTAGGTGCAGACTATAGCTATCAACATCCACGTTGGTCGTTGGCAGGTGAGACGGCAATGGATAGCAAAGGAAGCATTGCTATGGTGAATAATCTTTCCTATTTGCCAACTTCTAAGCTCTCTTTACTTGCCGTTCAGCGTTATTATGGCTATCAATACACAGCACTCTTTGCACGTAGTTTTGGTGATAATGGGACGGTTCAGAATGAAAGTGGATTACTTGTTGGTGCTAATTGGAATGTAAAACGGGGTTTGTCGCTCATGGCTTATACTGATTTCGCTTATTTCTCACACCCTCGTTTTGGCGCACATACAGCCAGTAAGGCATGGGATAACCTACTGATGCTTACTTATAGCCGTCAACGTTGGTCGCTCTTGGCTCGCTATCGCTTTAGAATACGTGAGAAAGACAATAGAGATAAGACTACTCTTGTCAACGAAGTAACGCAACGTGGTCGCCTTTCTTTGGCTTATTCGGCAGAGTCTTGGAGCTATAAAAGTCAGTTGGATGTCGTTGCAAGTAATTATCTCAAGCGTAGTTTCGGTTATATGGTGAGTGAGTCAGGGGCTTGGAAGCCGCTTTCGTGGCTCACGCTGAATGGTATGATTGGTTATTTCCAAACGACAGATTTCGCTTCACGTATCTATGTTTACGAGCGTGGTCCACTCTATTCTTTTAGCTTTCCAGCCTTTTTTGGTAAGGGTATGCACTATAGTCTGTTTGCTCGGGCAGACCTATCGAGCCGTCTTATGATTATTCTTCGCAGTTCTACCACGCATTATTTCGACCGTGACCACATATCTTCTGGACTTCAACAAGTCAACTCCTCAATGCTAAGTGGACTTGATATTCAATTGCGATGGCGGTTTTAGGTGTTGATACTTGCTGTGGTTACGATTTATGGGGACGATAGTGTAGGGCGTTATTCACCAAAAGCTTCATAGTTTCCCATCCGTACGAGCATTGGGAAATGGCGTCGGTAACGATAAAGAGAGAAGTCACCTTCGTCGTCAAACGGCGTAAAATCGAATTGATGTGTGGCTTGATACTTTGCAGTAGAATTGTATTCGTCAACGTAGATGTTCGTCAAACAGGGTTGTCCATCAGACATATTGATAAGGATTTGATAGTCATATTTGTATCCTTGTCCACCCACATAACTCAGTTCTATACCCACTTTTCCTGTCCTAATCTCCTCAAAACTTAGCATTGTATCCGCCTCCGTGTTACGGATAACATTGCTATAAACCCATCTTTTTCCCTTGTATTCAATGATAAGAAGACGGTCGGTAAAGATCGAATCTGTGATGCTGTCTATGCTTGTCGTCATCGTTATTGGAGACAAAATAGCGGCATTCATCCCCCTGAAAGATGCTTCACTCGTCTTCACATAGAAGTTAGATATCTTAAACCCCTTCCATGTATAAAACCCCTTCCAGCGGCTTGGTGTAGGACAACTAAGTGTTATGGTGTTATTCGCAAAGCTTGTCAGGTGTTGAATTGGCTTCCCATAATATTCCATAACCGTATCAGCATCGACATCATATCCGTCCTCTATCAGTGGATTATCAGCCTTTTTACTTGTCTTTGTGGTGTCGGCAGAAAGGTTGAAAGCCATACAATTAACAGCAAACAGCGTAAATAATAAAAAGTAGAAAACCTTTCTTCTCATATTACTAACCCTCTTTTGTTTTATTATTAACTATCGATTCTATTCTTTCCTATGCCTGCAAAAGTAATTAAAAGTACCGACATAAACAAGTAAGAACTATGTTTGCCGAATTATTTACATGAAAATAAATATTTTTTGTCGTGAAAATAAATATTTATCTTCATGAAAATAAATTCTTCTTGTCATGAAAATAATTCGTAGGAGAAGCTTGTTGCGCTATTGCGCTACCCTCTTTTTGATTAGTAAACACATACACTTAGGTGATAATAAAAGCTGTTTTCTGTCGCTTGTTATCCTTTTTTTATCTATATTTGCAGATGAAAGCAATACTATATACGACATGAAACAAGTCAGTAAGATAACTCTTTGTTTGCTCTGTGTGGCAATAGTGTTGACAGGTTGCCGTGATAAGGTACGGTCAAAAGCCGATACTGCCAACCATCAAGCCGCGGTAAGCCAGTCAATGAAGCGTATATCAAAGGTGGAAAAACAAGGAGATATGCATCAATATGATGTTGCTGACAAGCAGCGAATAACTGATTTCATTCCCAAAGGTTATAAACTATTTGAGAAGATATTGGGTGACTTAAACAAAGATGGGCTTGAAGACTGCGTGTTAATCATCAAGGCAACACGCAAGGATGGCTTCGTAAAAAACAGTTTTGATAAAGTGGTAGATCGTAATCGTA
The Prevotella melaninogenica DNA segment above includes these coding regions:
- a CDS encoding helix-hairpin-helix domain-containing protein, which translates into the protein MRNLLLTCLLGLISLTSTAQQTYDWEELFEELYTSNEENMDAKEESFELLADLSEHPLNLNTASREELARIPFLTAEQIEDIQAYVYQYHGMQSLGELAMIESLDALRRQLLPYFVYVSPVEEQHQFPTLKSIIKGGKHTILLTAHIPFYQREGDQKGYLGYPYAHSFRYSFRYGDYVQAGLVGAQDAGEPFFAYGNRLGYDHYSFYLLLRKMGRLKTLAVGRYKVNFGQGLIINNSFGFGKLAMLSTLGRQATGIRAHSSRSAANYLQGAAATVEIAKHLDLTTFLSYRSIDATLTDSGTIKTILKTGYHRTVREINSKDAATQFTAGTHLSWSSGAFRVGLSGVYSCFNKELTPNTSLYYHHYAPSGTNFWNVGADYSYQHPRWSLAGETAMDSKGSIAMVNNLSYLPTSKLSLLAVQRYYGYQYTALFARSFGDNGTVQNESGLLVGANWNVKRGLSLMAYTDFAYFSHPRFGAHTASKAWDNLLMLTYSRQRWSLLARYRFRIREKDNRDKTTLVNEVTQRGRLSLAYSAESWSYKSQLDVVASNYLKRSFGYMVSESGAWKPLSWLTLNGMIGYFQTTDFASRIYVYERGPLYSFSFPAFFGKGMHYSLFARADLSSRLMIILRSSTTHYFDRDHISSGLQQVNSSMLSGLDIQLRWRF